One genomic window of bacterium includes the following:
- a CDS encoding 4Fe-4S binding protein, with amino-acid sequence MDDLRGWRIETCKGPREGCANRAAPDDALAADLDALFRARDFGAGLRAIVGGKLKRRHEFTVAVADCPNACSRPQIADLGVIGAAEPRQTAEVCHQCLACVHACREGAIMHPGLLPILDPSRCVRCGACTRVCLSGTLQVGRRGWRIQVGGRLGRHPRLAVELPGLFAREGVLAAAECCLDVFLRSVAPGERFGELLERLGDGALRACVAERAAPAPELPARAPAPILRGPV; translated from the coding sequence GTGGACGATCTCCGAGGCTGGCGGATCGAGACCTGCAAGGGGCCGCGCGAGGGGTGCGCCAACCGCGCGGCGCCCGACGATGCGCTGGCGGCGGACCTCGACGCGCTCTTTCGTGCCCGCGACTTCGGGGCGGGACTGCGCGCGATCGTCGGCGGGAAGCTCAAGCGTCGCCACGAGTTCACGGTGGCGGTCGCGGACTGCCCGAACGCCTGCTCGCGGCCCCAGATCGCGGACCTCGGCGTCATCGGCGCCGCCGAGCCGCGGCAGACGGCCGAGGTCTGCCACCAGTGCCTGGCCTGCGTGCACGCCTGCCGCGAGGGCGCCATCATGCACCCCGGTCTGCTGCCGATCCTCGACCCGTCCCGGTGCGTGCGCTGCGGTGCGTGCACGCGCGTCTGCCTGAGCGGCACCCTGCAGGTGGGGCGGCGCGGCTGGCGGATCCAGGTCGGGGGCAGACTCGGGCGGCACCCGCGCCTTGCGGTCGAGCTGCCCGGGCTGTTCGCGCGGGAGGGCGTGCTCGCCGCCGCGGAGTGCTGCCTGGACGTGTTCCTGCGCAGCGTCGCCCCCGGCGAGCGCTTCGGCGAGCTGCTCGAGCGCCTCGGCGACGGGGCGCTGCGGGCGTGCGTGGC